DNA from Desulfuromonas sp. AOP6:
GTCTACCGCATTGAACAGGATCTGAAACAGATTCGGGATGGAGATCTGCGCAAACGGATTACCTTACGCAAAGGGGATGAGGTTACGGAGTTGGCAGACCAGGTCAACGCCCTGGTTCAGCAATTTCACGACCAGGTGCTCAGCATCCGTTCGACCCTGGAACATCTGCCCCTCCAGGAGAGCGGCGGCCCGGATGATTCACTGGAAAGGCATCTGGAGCGCATGAAAAAGTGCCGCCGAGAGGTTCTGGCCGAACTGGCCATCTACCATGTTCATGAGCACCACTCCACCTGACCTTGTTTCCTCAGGTTCAAATCACGTGCCGGGATGACAATATCTGTCATCCCGGTGGAGAAATCCCCCTCCTTTGGAAAAGGATTTGCGGGCAAAACCTCCGGTATTGTCCTCTAACCCTGGGTTTTCCCGTCATTTTAAGGCGTCTCATACCTGTTGAAATAACAGGCTAAAATCCTTTTCTCCCCCTCTTTACTCCTCCCGCCAACGCTGATCCAGCCTGTTTAATTTTACCTTGGCACAGCTTATGCTCATAAGGGGTTGAACGGCCGATGCTTTTTAGCTTCTCTTCAAAAAAGCCGCGCCCGAACACCGCCAGAAAGACAAACCGGTAGATTAAAAATCTATCTCCGACAAAGGCAAACCCAGAGCAATCTGGGGACGCAAAGCCACGGGTCCTCCCGTTGAGGACAGCCGGGCTACCGAAGAGAACGTTAGCACCTTGCTCCCGACCTGCAAGCCGGGGCAAGAGTTATGCGCTCACCTTCGGAAATGAGGTGGGCGCTTTTTTTTGGACTTTCGCGTAACCGTCAAACCCGTGCCGGACAATACGGTGCACCCAAATGAAAAAGAGGCAACATGACACAGATTATCATGAAAAAAGGGGTTTTTACCCTGCTGCGCCTGGCCTTGGCTCTGGCCTGCTGGATTTTGACAGCCGTCCCGGCCTATGCAGGTCAGGTCAGCCTGGCCTGGGATGCCAGTCCCTCTCCCGAAGTGACGGGTTACCACCTGCACTATCAGCTCGGCTCCGAGGCGCTGCCCTTCACGGGAAGCGGAGCTGACCAGGGTAGCTCCCCTGTCGACGTAGGTAATAACCTGACCACCAGCCTCAGCGGCCTGGCCGATGGGCAGACCTACTCCTTTACCGTCACCGCCTATGACGCCGCCGGCAACGAAAGCCCCATCTCCAACATCATTTCCGTGCAGGTCCCTGTCCTGGTCCCCACCAACCGCGCCCCTGTACTGGAGGCCATCGGTGCCAGGTCCGTGGCGGAAAACGCCCTGCTCTCCTTCAGCCTGAGCGCTAACGACCCTGATGGTGACTCCCTGACCTACAGTGCCAGTGGCTTGCCTGCCGGTTCTACCTTCACAGCGGCCACCCGCACCTTCAGCTGGACACCGACCTTTGAGCAGTCCGGCAGCTACGCCATCACTTTCAGCGTCTCCGATGGGAAGCTCAGCGCCAGTGAAGCCGTAACCATCAGCGTAAGTGAGACCAATCAGCCTCCCAGCATCGGCGGTACGCCGGCGACCAGCGCTAAAGAAGGATCGCTCTACTCCTTTACGCCAAGCGCCGAGGACATGGACGCCGACGACAACCTGTCTTTTTCTATTGCCAATCGGCCAGCGTGGGCCACCTTTAACAACGCCACCGGCACCCTGCAGGGAATCCCCGGCAATCAGGATGTACAGACCTTCACGGCCATCACCATTTCGGTCAGCGACGGCCAGGCCAGCGATTCCCTGCCCGCCTTTAGCATTACCGTCAGTGCCGATGGCCCCAAGGACAGCGACGGCGACGGCATCCTGGATGACGAAGATGCCTTCCCCCATGACGCCGATGAATGGATGGACACAGATCAGGACGGCATCGGCAACAACGCCGACAGTGATGACGACAACGACGGCGTCACCGACAGCCAGGACGCCTTCCCCCTCGACGCCGAACGGTCTGACTGGGTACTCACCGCAGGTGCTCTGCCAGGGGGAATTATCTCCCCCGCCGGAGAGGTGGCAGTCGCCTACGGCGCTGAGCAGAAGTTCGTCATCCTCCCCCAAAAAGGCTTTAACATCGCCAATGTTCTCGTGAATGGTGAATCGAAAGGACCGCTGCGGGAGTATACCTTCCGTGATGTCCGTCAGCATCACGCCATTACCGCCGATTTCAGCGCCATCCCGGAAGGTCTCAGCCTGCCTCAGGAATCTGCCGAACAGTTCGGCGTCGAGCGCACGGACAGCGGCAGCGCCCTTGACAACCTTATCGACGGCGTTCCCACGGCCGAACTGCAGTATCGGTTCAGCGTCGTATTGCGCGATAGTCTGGGCGGCGCCGATCTCGACGTGCTTCTCGTCCTCAACGGGTACCCCTACCTCATGAGCCAGACGGAAGGCGATGTCGTCACGGGCGCCGTTTTCTCCCGCACCCTGGAACTGGGACCAGCACCCTCGCACCTTTTCCACTTTGAAGTCCGCGACAGCCGCAATGGGCTGGTCTGGGCCTACCCGGCCAACGGCCAGCTCGCCGGACCTGCCATCGAACTCCTGGACGGGGTCAACGTGGTGGGTATTCCGAAAAACATCGACGGAGCCGCCCTGACCGCCACGCAGGCCTTCTCTACCAATCAGGCCTACCGTTGGATTTCCAAAGGCATCACCAGTACGAGCAATGACGGTTCGTACAGCCCCATCAACAGCGCCAATCCGGCCCAAGTCGGCGAAGGGGTCTTCATCAAGAAGACGAGCTATTCTTCTCTCCCTGACTACAGCGCCTTCGCGGACATCGAAACGGCAAGCTTCAACCTGCCTTTGCAGGCCGGTTGGAACCTCATAGCGAACCCCTATCAGGGCAACGTGGTTCTTGAAGAAATCCTTGTCCAGGCGGGAACAGAGACTCCCATCCCCTGGCTGGACGCCGCTGATCGCCATCTGGTCGCCAACGCCCTTTATCGCTACAAAGGTGTCGATTGGGGAGATACTTACGCCTTTGCCAGTGCCGGCGCTCCGGAAAAGGCAGTCATGGTGCCCTGGATTGGCTACTGGATCTATGTCGGCGTACCCGATACCCCGATCACCCTCATCATCCCCAGGCCTGGAAGGAGTTGATGCCCATGACCAATCTCATCCTGCTGATGATCGGCATGCTTTTGGTGGCAACAGCTGTCAGCGCTCACAACGAAAAGGGCTGGGAAGCGTCTTTGAATGTGGTGGCCGGTCCGGCCCGGGTACAGCTCAGTTTCGGTCAGAAAATCGATGCCACGCCAGAGGTGG
Protein-coding regions in this window:
- a CDS encoding methyl-accepting chemotaxis protein, translating into MNPDTSLKKRKLLNLSIHSAMQWRMIARISSILFICLLLSSAVYYHFANVEITSSFKMFHIKARSFLDLLLPLVVYSFVFSLVVGIIASLFFPKNYAGSVYRIEQDLKQIRDGDLRKRITLRKGDEVTELADQVNALVQQFHDQVLSIRSTLEHLPLQESGGPDDSLERHLERMKKCRREVLAELAIYHVHEHHST
- a CDS encoding fibronectin type III domain-containing protein → MTQIIMKKGVFTLLRLALALACWILTAVPAYAGQVSLAWDASPSPEVTGYHLHYQLGSEALPFTGSGADQGSSPVDVGNNLTTSLSGLADGQTYSFTVTAYDAAGNESPISNIISVQVPVLVPTNRAPVLEAIGARSVAENALLSFSLSANDPDGDSLTYSASGLPAGSTFTAATRTFSWTPTFEQSGSYAITFSVSDGKLSASEAVTISVSETNQPPSIGGTPATSAKEGSLYSFTPSAEDMDADDNLSFSIANRPAWATFNNATGTLQGIPGNQDVQTFTAITISVSDGQASDSLPAFSITVSADGPKDSDGDGILDDEDAFPHDADEWMDTDQDGIGNNADSDDDNDGVTDSQDAFPLDAERSDWVLTAGALPGGIISPAGEVAVAYGAEQKFVILPQKGFNIANVLVNGESKGPLREYTFRDVRQHHAITADFSAIPEGLSLPQESAEQFGVERTDSGSALDNLIDGVPTAELQYRFSVVLRDSLGGADLDVLLVLNGYPYLMSQTEGDVVTGAVFSRTLELGPAPSHLFHFEVRDSRNGLVWAYPANGQLAGPAIELLDGVNVVGIPKNIDGAALTATQAFSTNQAYRWISKGITSTSNDGSYSPINSANPAQVGEGVFIKKTSYSSLPDYSAFADIETASFNLPLQAGWNLIANPYQGNVVLEEILVQAGTETPIPWLDAADRHLVANALYRYKGVDWGDTYAFASAGAPEKAVMVPWIGYWIYVGVPDTPITLIIPRPGRS